One stretch of Candidatus Polarisedimenticolia bacterium DNA includes these proteins:
- the purN gene encoding phosphoribosylglycinamide formyltransferase: MKADGRIGILISGRGSNMEAIVRAAESGRIGALVAVVLSNRSDAEGLRKAQEHGIETVVVDSRSDASRDEHDRRMVAALEERRVDLVCLAGYMKVLTPVFLKAFAGRILNVHPSLLPAFPGLDAQRQALEHGVRLAGATVHLVDSGVDTGPIVLQAAVPVEPEDTPASLSERILKEEHRIYPEAVRLFFEDRLRVEGRRVRILPRADR; the protein is encoded by the coding sequence TGGAGGCGATCGTCCGGGCGGCGGAGTCGGGACGCATCGGAGCCCTGGTCGCCGTAGTGCTCAGCAACCGGTCCGACGCGGAAGGGCTGCGCAAGGCGCAGGAGCACGGCATCGAGACCGTGGTGGTCGATTCGCGCTCCGACGCCAGCCGCGACGAGCATGACCGGAGGATGGTGGCCGCCCTGGAGGAGCGCCGGGTGGACCTGGTCTGCCTCGCCGGCTACATGAAGGTGCTCACGCCGGTCTTCCTGAAGGCATTCGCCGGACGAATCCTGAACGTGCACCCGTCGCTGCTGCCGGCCTTTCCCGGGCTGGACGCGCAGCGGCAGGCCCTCGAGCATGGGGTACGCCTCGCCGGGGCGACGGTCCATCTGGTCGACTCCGGCGTGGACACCGGGCCGATCGTCCTGCAGGCGGCGGTGCCGGTGGAGCCGGAGGACACTCCGGCGTCTCTGTCCGAGAGGATCCTGAAAGAGGAGCATCGGATCTACCCGGAAGCCGTCCGCCTCTTCTTCGAGGACCGCCTCAGGGTGGAGGGAAGGCGCGTGCGCATCCTGCCGCGGGCGGACAGGTGA